One window of Oscillospiraceae bacterium genomic DNA carries:
- the hemZ gene encoding coproporphyrinogen dehydrogenase HemZ: protein MLLKIKGHDRNYDIQSMCMTFFPYDKVIITDDLRKKAQVKVLSAVEIKNDKYICKTIIKNKDKKAQKTVASKDLETLSLRDALKISFYHAAIKCTDIVPPWGVLTGIRPANFALELLEKGESFEKAEKSLQKNFFIMPNKARLCVKVANKGQIIKKTSDEKSASLFISIPFCPSRCRYCSFVTHAVENALKLLPEYVDMLCEEIALNGKQIKEEGLKIKSIYIGGGTPTVLNAEMLDKIFCSVENNIDLSHCLEFTLEAGRPDTFTAEKLDVIKKHNIDRLCINTQSLNDEVLKAIGRPHTANDFFEAYKLAVEKGFDNINVDLIAGLEKDNPESFESSVSQICALEPANITIHTLCVKKASYMATDTSGLIARWNDTSLMLDKAEKLLEKAGYEPYYMYRQKNTLANLENTGYSKKGKECLYNIYMMDDVHTVIGVGAGAVTKIIDQSTNQITRIFNPKYPYEYLARGNLN, encoded by the coding sequence ATGCTTTTAAAAATAAAAGGCCACGACCGCAACTACGATATCCAAAGTATGTGTATGACGTTTTTTCCTTATGACAAGGTTATTATTACCGATGATTTAAGGAAAAAGGCACAGGTAAAGGTGCTTAGTGCGGTTGAAATTAAAAATGACAAATATATATGTAAAACTATTATAAAAAACAAAGATAAAAAAGCTCAGAAGACAGTTGCTTCAAAGGATTTGGAAACTCTTTCCTTGAGAGATGCTTTGAAAATAAGCTTTTATCATGCGGCAATTAAATGTACCGACATAGTCCCGCCCTGGGGAGTTTTAACGGGTATACGTCCTGCGAATTTTGCCCTTGAGCTTTTGGAAAAGGGAGAAAGCTTTGAAAAGGCTGAAAAAAGCTTGCAAAAAAACTTTTTTATAATGCCCAATAAAGCAAGGCTTTGCGTTAAGGTTGCTAACAAGGGACAGATAATAAAAAAGACATCTGACGAAAAAAGCGCAAGTCTTTTTATATCAATTCCTTTTTGTCCCTCAAGATGCAGATACTGCTCCTTTGTTACTCACGCTGTTGAAAACGCTCTTAAACTGTTGCCCGAATATGTTGATATGCTTTGTGAGGAAATTGCTTTAAACGGCAAGCAGATAAAAGAAGAGGGCTTGAAAATAAAATCAATATATATTGGCGGCGGCACTCCTACAGTTTTAAATGCTGAAATGCTGGATAAAATATTTTGCAGTGTCGAAAATAATATTGATTTAAGCCATTGTCTTGAATTTACTTTGGAGGCAGGCCGTCCCGATACCTTTACTGCCGAAAAGCTTGACGTTATTAAAAAGCACAATATAGACCGTCTTTGTATAAATACTCAAAGCTTAAATGACGAGGTTTTAAAAGCAATAGGAAGACCTCATACGGCAAATGACTTTTTTGAAGCTTATAAGCTTGCCGTTGAAAAAGGCTTTGACAATATAAACGTTGACCTTATTGCAGGTCTTGAAAAGGACAATCCCGAAAGCTTTGAAAGCTCGGTGTCGCAAATCTGCGCTCTTGAGCCTGCGAATATAACTATACATACGCTTTGTGTTAAAAAAGCTTCTTATATGGCTACTGACACAAGCGGACTTATTGCCCGTTGGAATGATACCTCGCTGATGCTTGATAAGGCGGAGAAGCTTTTAGAAAAGGCAGGCTATGAGCCATACTATATGTACAGGCAGAAAAACACTCTGGCAAACCTTGAAAATACGGGCTATTCCAAAAAAGGAAAAGAATGTCTATATAATATTTATATGATGGATGATGTGCATACTGTTATAGGTGTAGGGGCAGGTGCAGTAACTAAAATCATAGACCAAAGCACAAATCAGATAACAAGAATTTTCAATCCAAAATATCCATATGAATATTTGGCAAGGGGGAACCTGAATTGA
- a CDS encoding D-alanyl-D-alanine carboxypeptidase codes for MKKIFNVLTFVLVFLIVSSFSTAFALELDYDEGFPEITSESILAVEIGTSEASIDDDTVLYNRNADKKMYPASLVKIMSAVIVFESISVEEMESTKITLTQSIINEVFSAGASTALITKNEEMDVNDLLYCLLLPSGADAAKMLARHFGDGSEAAFVEKMNAKASELGLKNTNFTNSTGLHDEDQYTTAKDLYILSKYAMFEMNGCEKFREIVNTYSYTLKATNKQKERKIYNTNKLLNSIESVSGIKTGTTTPAGQCLATYAQTDNMRIILITLKADKGSPVSAEQKDIYSWIEKSFQPVEIDSLSFEELTVDIKRGPSDKKQTTLIIGSDKKFVLPNGYEKELKLVTDEEFKSVKAPFGKNELLATAKIMYGNQQLTQVELYSDEFVNLGLKYYFLYAGMIIVPILLLIILIVIIVKVARSRSARIKRRRR; via the coding sequence ATGAAAAAAATTTTTAATGTTTTGACCTTTGTTCTTGTATTTTTAATTGTTTCAAGCTTTTCTACAGCTTTTGCTTTAGAGCTTGATTATGATGAGGGCTTTCCCGAAATTACATCGGAAAGCATTTTGGCTGTGGAAATAGGCACAAGCGAGGCTTCAATAGATGACGATACTGTATTGTACAATAGAAACGCAGACAAAAAAATGTATCCTGCTTCCCTTGTTAAAATAATGAGTGCAGTTATTGTTTTTGAAAGCATTTCCGTTGAAGAGATGGAAAGCACCAAAATAACTCTTACTCAATCTATTATAAATGAGGTTTTTTCGGCAGGCGCTTCAACAGCCTTGATTACGAAAAATGAAGAGATGGACGTAAATGACCTGCTTTATTGTCTTTTACTCCCCTCAGGCGCAGATGCTGCAAAAATGTTGGCTCGTCATTTTGGCGACGGCAGCGAAGCTGCCTTTGTTGAAAAAATGAACGCAAAGGCTTCTGAGCTTGGTTTAAAAAATACTAATTTTACAAACTCCACAGGTCTTCACGACGAAGACCAATACACCACAGCAAAGGATTTATACATACTTTCAAAATATGCGATGTTTGAAATGAACGGCTGTGAAAAATTCAGAGAAATAGTAAACACCTATTCTTATACTCTTAAAGCGACCAATAAACAAAAAGAAAGAAAGATATATAATACAAATAAACTTTTAAACAGTATCGAAAGCGTTTCGGGTATCAAAACAGGTACTACTACCCCTGCAGGACAATGTCTTGCCACCTATGCTCAAACCGATAATATGCGAATTATTCTTATAACCCTGAAAGCTGACAAAGGAAGTCCTGTTTCTGCTGAACAAAAGGATATTTATTCCTGGATTGAAAAGAGCTTTCAGCCTGTTGAAATTGACTCTCTCTCCTTTGAAGAGCTTACCGTAGATATTAAAAGAGGTCCTTCAGACAAAAAACAAACAACTTTGATAATAGGCTCTGACAAAAAATTCGTTTTGCCTAACGGTTATGAAAAAGAGCTTAAGCTTGTAACAGACGAAGAATTTAAGAGCGTTAAAGCACCCTTTGGAAAGAACGAATTGTTGGCAACAGCCAAAATTATGTATGGTAATCAGCAGTTAACACAGGTTGAGCTTTATTCCGACGAATTTGTAAACTTAGGTCTCAAATATTATTTCTTATATGCAGGAATGATTATTGTTCCCATTTTACTCTTAATTATTCTTATTGTTATAATTGTTAAGGTAGCCCGTTCCAGAAGTGCAAGGATAAAAAGACGCAGAAGATAA
- the rpoB gene encoding DNA-directed RNA polymerase subunit beta: MQTKSEEKVLRTNPDFLGAKEVMLGRNARVSFAKNSACHEMPNLIEVQKKSYDWFIEEGLAEVLKDASGVTDHTKNLVLDYKSFRLDKEPKYTIEECKERDATYSTALRMTVGLRKEDTGEEIEQDIFVGEVPRMTDTGTFIINGAERVIVSQLIRSPGIYFTVERDKSGKELFAGTVMPNRGPWVEYESDSSDVLYVRVDKNRKLPLTVILRVMGAFTNSEILEMFGNDVRIKNTIEKDATTDYESALIELYKKLRPGEPPTIDSAEQQVHSMFFNKKAYDLTKVGRYKYNKKLCLKDRIRGGIFSRPVVDSLTGEVLFEATGEIITEAMAQAVVDRGINEVWLKVNDESGNGVEEIKLFSNNMVDMSKFVSFEPTYYITKINAETGYSETIETPLKEMVRKDVLFDILDKTQDEAEIKKIVTERIDELVPLHLIPDDIMASVNYLTCLYYNKNSYVENSNSIRVGSVDDIDHLGNRRIRSVGELLQNQFRIGFSRMERSIKERMNIQDIDVVPQSLVNTRPITAALKEFFGSSPLSQFMDQTNPLAELTHKRRLSALGPGGLTRDRAGFEVRDVHYTHYGRMCPIETPEGPNIGLISYLASYARINDLGFIEAPYRWVDKENKKVTDKVVYMTADEEDKYIVAQANEPLVDGYFKNQKVAARRWDEFLEIEPEHIDYMDVSPQMLVSIATSMIPFLENDDANRALMGSNMQRQAVPLLTTQAPIVGTGMEYKAGVDSGVCVIAKDDGVVEKVSANEITVKYDNGEKVTTKLTKFARSNQGTCINQRPIVVGGQKVKKGEVLADGPSTDNGEIALGKNALIGFMTWEGYNYEDAVLLNENLVKNDVFTSIHIEEYEIDARETKLGPEEITREIPNVSEDALKDLDENGIIRIGAEVRAGDILVGKVTPKGETELTAEEKLLRAIFGEKAREVRDTSLKVLHGESGTVVDVKEFTRANSSELPPGVNKVIRVYIAQKRKISVGDKMAGRHGNKGVVSRILPQEDMPFLPDGTPLDIVLNPLGVPSRMNIGQVLEVHLGYISKLLGWKIMTPVFDGAHEEDIAKAFEYAGLEPHGKTVLYDGRTGERFDGEVTVGYMHYLKLHHLVDDKIHARSTGPYSLVTQQPLGGKAQFGGQRFGEMEVWALEAYGAAYTLQEILTVKSDDVIGRVKTYEAIVKGKNVPEPGIPESFKVLIKELQSLGLDVKAIDKQGDEIDISTNFDDDSDDYIPEFRDELTKGVAEDGSFEGYTVADAESFDESDLLVNEIIGSDSDEDSEDEYFEDVFDVEDDFAGDE, translated from the coding sequence ATGCAGACAAAAAGCGAGGAAAAAGTTTTGCGCACAAATCCGGATTTTTTAGGAGCAAAAGAGGTAATGCTCGGTAGAAACGCCCGGGTCAGTTTTGCAAAAAATTCCGCCTGCCACGAAATGCCCAATCTTATCGAGGTTCAGAAGAAGTCATATGATTGGTTTATCGAGGAAGGTTTGGCTGAGGTTTTGAAGGATGCTTCCGGTGTTACGGACCATACCAAAAACCTTGTGCTTGACTATAAAAGCTTCAGACTTGACAAGGAGCCCAAATACACTATTGAAGAGTGTAAGGAAAGAGATGCTACTTACTCCACCGCTTTGCGTATGACTGTAGGTCTTCGCAAGGAAGATACAGGTGAGGAAATAGAGCAGGATATTTTCGTGGGTGAAGTTCCGAGAATGACAGACACAGGTACCTTTATTATTAACGGTGCAGAGCGTGTTATCGTTTCTCAGCTTATAAGAAGCCCCGGTATCTACTTTACCGTTGAAAGAGATAAAAGCGGTAAAGAGCTTTTTGCGGGTACTGTTATGCCTAACAGAGGCCCTTGGGTTGAATATGAGAGCGACAGCTCTGATGTTTTATATGTTCGTGTAGATAAGAACAGAAAGCTTCCCCTTACAGTTATTTTGCGTGTTATGGGAGCTTTCACCAATAGTGAAATTCTTGAGATGTTCGGAAACGACGTAAGAATTAAGAACACTATTGAAAAAGATGCTACTACGGACTATGAATCTGCACTTATAGAGCTTTATAAAAAGCTACGTCCCGGCGAGCCCCCCACAATTGACAGTGCAGAACAGCAAGTTCACTCTATGTTTTTCAATAAAAAAGCTTACGACTTAACCAAAGTAGGCAGATATAAATACAATAAGAAGCTATGCCTTAAGGACAGAATAAGAGGCGGTATTTTCTCACGTCCCGTTGTTGACTCCCTTACAGGCGAGGTTCTTTTTGAGGCAACAGGTGAAATTATTACTGAGGCTATGGCTCAGGCTGTTGTTGACAGAGGCATAAACGAGGTTTGGCTTAAGGTTAACGACGAAAGCGGTAACGGCGTAGAGGAAATCAAGCTGTTTTCCAATAATATGGTGGATATGTCAAAGTTTGTAAGCTTTGAGCCTACCTACTATATTACTAAAATAAACGCTGAAACAGGCTATAGCGAAACCATTGAAACTCCTCTTAAGGAAATGGTGCGCAAGGATGTTCTTTTTGATATCCTTGATAAAACTCAGGACGAGGCAGAAATCAAGAAAATCGTAACAGAGCGTATTGACGAGCTTGTTCCTCTTCACCTCATTCCCGACGATATTATGGCATCGGTTAACTATTTAACCTGTCTTTACTACAATAAAAACAGCTATGTTGAAAACAGCAACTCCATAAGAGTTGGCTCTGTTGACGATATAGACCACTTGGGAAACAGACGTATCAGAAGCGTAGGAGAATTGCTTCAGAATCAGTTCAGAATAGGTTTTTCAAGAATGGAAAGAAGCATCAAGGAAAGAATGAACATTCAGGACATTGATGTTGTTCCCCAGTCTCTTGTAAATACCCGTCCCATAACTGCGGCTTTGAAAGAGTTTTTCGGTTCTTCACCTCTTTCTCAGTTTATGGACCAGACAAACCCTCTTGCAGAGCTTACTCATAAGAGACGTCTTTCTGCCCTTGGCCCCGGAGGTCTTACAAGAGACCGTGCAGGCTTCGAGGTGCGTGACGTTCACTATACTCACTACGGACGTATGTGTCCTATCGAGACTCCTGAAGGTCCTAACATCGGACTTATTTCCTATCTGGCAAGCTATGCTCGTATAAATGATTTAGGCTTTATCGAAGCTCCTTACAGATGGGTAGACAAGGAAAACAAAAAGGTTACTGATAAGGTTGTATATATGACAGCCGACGAAGAGGATAAGTATATCGTAGCACAGGCTAATGAGCCTTTGGTTGACGGATATTTCAAAAACCAGAAGGTTGCAGCACGCCGTTGGGACGAATTCCTTGAAATCGAGCCCGAGCATATTGATTATATGGACGTATCTCCTCAGATGCTTGTTTCCATAGCAACCTCAATGATTCCTTTCCTTGAAAACGATGATGCTAACAGAGCGCTTATGGGCTCTAACATGCAGCGTCAGGCAGTACCGCTTCTTACAACTCAGGCTCCTATCGTAGGAACAGGTATGGAGTACAAAGCAGGTGTTGACTCCGGTGTTTGCGTTATTGCAAAGGATGACGGTGTTGTAGAAAAGGTAAGTGCAAATGAAATTACCGTTAAATACGACAACGGCGAAAAGGTAACAACAAAGCTTACAAAATTTGCCCGTTCCAATCAGGGTACCTGTATCAATCAGCGCCCCATAGTTGTCGGCGGACAGAAGGTTAAAAAAGGCGAGGTTCTTGCAGACGGACCTTCAACAGATAACGGTGAAATTGCACTTGGTAAGAATGCGCTTATCGGATTTATGACCTGGGAAGGTTATAACTACGAGGACGCCGTACTTCTCAATGAAAACCTTGTTAAAAACGACGTGTTTACTTCAATTCATATTGAAGAGTACGAAATAGATGCAAGAGAGACAAAGCTCGGACCGGAGGAAATCACCCGTGAAATCCCCAACGTAAGCGAAGATGCTCTCAAGGACTTGGACGAAAACGGTATCATCAGAATAGGTGCCGAGGTTCGTGCAGGCGATATCTTAGTAGGTAAGGTAACTCCTAAGGGAGAAACAGAGCTTACAGCCGAAGAAAAGCTTTTGCGTGCAATATTTGGAGAGAAGGCACGTGAGGTAAGAGATACTTCTCTTAAGGTGCTTCACGGCGAAAGCGGAACTGTTGTTGACGTTAAAGAGTTTACACGTGCAAATTCCAGCGAGCTTCCCCCCGGAGTTAATAAAGTAATCAGAGTTTATATAGCTCAGAAGAGAAAAATCAGCGTAGGCGATAAAATGGCAGGACGTCACGGAAACAAGGGTGTCGTTTCCAGAATTCTTCCTCAGGAAGATATGCCCTTCCTTCCCGACGGTACTCCTTTGGACATCGTGCTCAACCCCTTGGGCGTTCCTTCCCGTATGAATATCGGACAGGTGCTTGAGGTTCACTTGGGATATATCTCCAAGCTTTTAGGCTGGAAGATAATGACTCCCGTATTTGACGGCGCTCACGAGGAAGATATAGCAAAAGCCTTTGAGTATGCAGGCCTTGAGCCTCACGGAAAAACAGTTCTTTACGATGGAAGAACAGGTGAACGTTTTGACGGAGAGGTAACAGTAGGTTATATGCATTATCTCAAGCTTCACCACTTGGTTGATGATAAAATTCACGCACGTTCAACAGGACCTTATTCTCTTGTTACACAGCAGCCCTTGGGCGGTAAAGCTCAATTCGGCGGACAGCGTTTCGGAGAGATGGAGGTATGGGCGCTTGAGGCATACGGTGCAGCATATACTCTTCAGGAAATTCTTACCGTTAAGTCTGACGACGTAATAGGCCGTGTTAAAACCTACGAGGCTATTGTAAAGGGTAAGAACGTTCCCGAGCCCGGTATTCCCGAATCCTTTAAAGTTCTTATTAAAGAATTGCAGTCCCTCGGTCTTGATGTAAAAGCTATTGACAAGCAGGGTGACGAAATAGATATTTCCACTAACTTTGATGACGATAGTGATGACTATATCCCCGAGTTCAGAGATGAGCTTACAAAAGGCGTTGCTGAAGACGGCTCCTTTGAGGGATACACCGTGGCAGATGCTGAAAGCTTTGACGAGAGCGATTTATTAGTCAACGAAATTATCGGCTCAGACAGCGATGAAGACTCGGAAGACGAGTATTTTGAAGATGTTTTTGACGTTGAGGACGACTTTGCAGGCGACGAATAA
- a CDS encoding GIY-YIG nuclease family protein, whose protein sequence is MKLEKHSDFLYNRIRGDFMSKLSSIEREIQFLYNKHNKETKYPLDIEEVKFPLYIIKILNKTTKRTKLEAKKLKIFRNKILYELRLKSWHLQYVDEEEHKKKQKDRQQKIATNRDVKYKNDLTKIKHFGIWFDTNSNIKLNRETYAKIDKKVHLTVSPFFIEYYKNNPNERSKVYENEDCTLYSDSWCTQHKQNCLKNFDLNISFFEKIDNDKFNNALSTLLKRRKNFEQIFDINELDEIEGIYVLVLDNYKQIYIGQSKNMKQRILQHWRKNKEFDRLIFGKIETSVLSIDSFGCLDTTRIFILKTKTLWELDDAEKVLIDSINKKYILNRTAGGIHGNDRFTMLEIEVNKNKRNL, encoded by the coding sequence ATGAAACTTGAAAAACACTCTGATTTTTTATATAATAGAATTAGGGGTGATTTTATGTCAAAACTATCTTCGATAGAAAGAGAAATTCAGTTTCTTTATAATAAACATAACAAAGAAACAAAATATCCACTTGATATTGAGGAAGTAAAGTTTCCGTTATATATAATAAAAATATTGAATAAAACAACAAAACGCACCAAATTAGAAGCTAAAAAGTTGAAAATTTTTCGAAATAAAATATTATACGAATTAAGGTTGAAAAGTTGGCATCTGCAATATGTCGACGAAGAAGAACATAAGAAAAAACAAAAGGATAGACAGCAAAAAATTGCAACAAACAGAGATGTCAAGTATAAAAACGATCTTACTAAAATAAAACACTTTGGGATATGGTTTGATACGAATTCAAACATAAAACTAAATAGGGAGACTTACGCCAAAATAGATAAAAAAGTGCATTTGACAGTTTCTCCTTTTTTTATAGAGTATTATAAAAACAATCCGAATGAAAGAAGCAAGGTTTATGAAAATGAAGATTGCACTTTGTATTCTGATAGTTGGTGCACACAACACAAACAAAATTGCCTTAAAAATTTCGATTTAAATATTTCTTTTTTCGAAAAAATAGATAATGATAAATTTAATAATGCATTATCGACATTGTTGAAGCGCAGAAAAAACTTTGAACAAATATTTGATATTAATGAATTAGATGAAATAGAGGGTATATATGTTTTGGTTTTAGATAACTATAAACAAATTTACATTGGACAATCTAAAAATATGAAACAAAGAATTTTACAACATTGGAGAAAAAACAAAGAGTTTGATAGATTGATTTTCGGTAAAATAGAAACCTCTGTATTGTCAATTGATAGCTTTGGATGTTTAGATACAACAAGGATATTTATACTTAAAACAAAAACGTTATGGGAACTTGATGATGCTGAGAAAGTATTAATTGATTCAATTAATAAAAAATACATATTAAATAGAACTGCCGGTGGAATTCATGGAAATGATAGATTTACAATGTTGGAAATTGAAGTAAATAAAAATAAGCGTAATTTGTAA
- a CDS encoding MBL fold metallo-hydrolase — protein MTVTAISVGPLHTNCYVVSKNNVGVVIDPGFEEWKIQEHIQGIDIQYIFLTHGHYDHFAAAKGIAEKTGAKIVISEVDRPFLDDVELNLICWNMSLVKKQISADITVKDGDTLTVGDMNFKFMLTPGHTPGSMCIYIDNLMFSGDTLFCGTVGRTDLPGGSMEQMMNSLQNIIKPIQKDYIVYPGHLDSTTLFYEKENNPYLR, from the coding sequence ATGACAGTTACTGCAATATCGGTAGGCCCTCTTCACACAAATTGCTACGTTGTTTCAAAAAATAACGTGGGCGTTGTTATAGACCCGGGCTTTGAAGAGTGGAAAATACAGGAGCATATACAGGGAATAGATATACAGTATATTTTTCTCACACACGGTCATTATGACCATTTTGCAGCTGCAAAGGGAATAGCTGAAAAAACAGGCGCAAAAATTGTCATTTCTGAGGTTGACCGTCCTTTCTTAGACGATGTTGAGCTTAATCTCATTTGCTGGAATATGTCCCTTGTAAAAAAGCAAATAAGTGCAGATATTACGGTTAAAGACGGCGACACTTTAACTGTAGGGGATATGAACTTTAAATTTATGCTGACTCCCGGACATACTCCCGGCTCTATGTGCATATATATTGATAATCTGATGTTTTCGGGAGATACCTTATTTTGCGGAACTGTAGGAAGAACTGATTTGCCCGGAGGCTCTATGGAACAAATGATGAACTCCCTTCAAAACATTATAAAGCCGATACAAAAGGACTATATTGTTTATCCGGGACATCTTGACAGCACTACTCTTTTTTACGAAAAGGAAAATAATCCTTATCTAAGATAA